In Zingiber officinale cultivar Zhangliang chromosome 1A, Zo_v1.1, whole genome shotgun sequence, a genomic segment contains:
- the LOC121998690 gene encoding pathogenesis-related protein 1-like, translated as MVSGSFTGEVTLNVSAARLWKGGIEEPHILYPKLMPDYISKAERIGEGVGAINVFYYSPAANLPPGSLIKNKIEVLDEATFTFKNSSVEGGLLGVLVKSFTYESVFIPSGPDSCVAKIKFDYETIADQDLSEEELKAGRDGSIAVLKATEGYLLANPDVYA; from the exons ATGGTTTCCGGTTCCTTCACCGGCGAGGTCACTCTCAATGTCTCAGCCGCAAGACTCTGGAAAGGAGGGATCGAGGAGCCCCATATCTTGTACCCCAAGCTCATGCCTGATTATATTTCCAAAGCCGAGCGTATTGGAGAGGGAGTCGGAGCTATTAACGTTTTCTACTACTCTCCGG CCGCAAATCTGCCACCGGGAAGCCTCATCAAGAACAAGATAGAAGTGCTCGATGAAGCGACTTTCACTTTTAAGAACTCGTCCGTCGAAGGAGGGCTCCTTGGAGTGCTTGTTAAATCATTCACCTATGAGTCCGTCTTCATTCCATCCGGTCCTGATAGTTGCGTTGCGAAGATCAAGTTCGACTATGAAACAATTGCGGACCAAGATCTCAGTGAAGAGGAACTAAAAGCCGGCAGAGATGGATCGATCGCAGTGCTCAAGGCCACCGAAGGATATCTACTTGCCAATCCTGATGTCTACGCTTAA